The window CGTTCGGCAGGTGCCCGGCCGCGTACTCGCTCTTCGCCCGCACGTCGAGGACGCAGGCGTGCGCGAGGTCCGGGATCTCCGTGAACGGCACGGCCTCCTGCGCTTCCAGAGCCAGTCCCTCGAAGGAGCCGGCGAAGCCCTGCACGCGGTCCACGCCGACCATCCACAGGCGTCGGCGGAGCGATTCAGCTTGCTCGGCGTCCCGTGCGAACAGGACGTAGTCGTTCTGCGGATCGAGCAGCCAGCCAGCCCAGGTTTCGAAGGTCTTCCCGGCGGGCAGGTGAATGGAGCCGGGCACTGCGCCCTGCCGGTAGTCGTCGCGGGGACGGGTGTCGAGGAGTCTCACGCCGCCTTCCAGGGCCTGCTGCACCTGAAGGGTGGAGAGTTGGTCCAGGGCCCTGACGGCGCCCAGCAGGGCCGGTCCCGCCTTGTTCTGGGTCTTCATCCGACCGAAGTACGCGGGCGCGTCCGGCTGACCCGAGAGAAGTTCGTCAACGAAGGCCGCCTCGTCGTTCGCCTGCACGAGTGGCGCCCACCAGCTCAGCGCCCGCTCGTACCCGACGGTGGTGCTCTCGACCGCGCCGAGCGCCTTGCCGCAGGCGCTGCCGGAGCCGTGTCCGGGCCAGACCTGCACGAAGTCCGGCAGGGTCAGGAACTGGTCCCTCAGTGAGGCGAACATCTGTCTCGCGCCCTCGAAGCGGGTGTCGATGCCGCCCGCCGCCTCGTCGAGCAGGTCGGGGCGGCCCAGGTCGCCCACGAACACGAAGTCACCGGTGAGCAGGATGCCGGGTTCGGTGCCGCGGGCGCCGTCGGTGATCAGGAAGGACAGGTGCTCGGGCGTGTGACCGGGGGTGTGCAGCACGTTGAGCGTGATGTTGCCGAGCGTGATGACCGAGCCGTGGTGCAGGCTCTCGTGCGGGAAGGCGTAGCTCCAGTCGGGGCCGCCCTCGTCGCTGAGCAGCAGGGCCGCGCCGGTCTGGGCGGCCAGTTCACGGCCGCCGGACAGGTAATCGGCGTGGATGTGCGTCTCGGTGACGTGCGTGATCTTGAGGCCCTCCTGCCGCGCCAGGGTCAGGTACTGCTCGGTGTCGCGGGTGGGGTCGATGACGATGGCGGTGCCGTTCTTCTGGCAGCCGACGATGTAGCTCGCCTGGGCCAGATCGGTGTCATAGATGCGTTTGAAGTACATGGGTCTCCTGAGGGTGCCGGTGGGGTGCCGGTGCCCGTTGACTCGACCCTAGCCCCCGGCGCAAGATGAAGTCAAATACCCCAGGGGGGTATAAGGAGACGTGATGAGTGACCTCAGCCAGACCGATATCCAGCCCGGGACGTCCACCCCCGAGGCAGCCGAGAAACAGAAGATCCTCAACCGTCTGCGCCGCCTCGAAGGACAGGTCCGGGGCCTGCACCGGATGGTGGACGAGAACCGCGACTGCCAGGAGATCCTGACGCTGCTGGCCGGCATCCGCAGTGCCCTGGATTCCACCGGCGACGCCGTGCTCATGCAGTACCTCGAACGCTGCCAGCAGCAGGGACAGCCGCTCTCCGCCGCCGACCTGATCCGCGTGACCCGGCTCCTGCGCTGACCCGAATACGCATTCGACTTGCCCCGTGCGGCAGAGTGCGGCATACTCGGTGGGCCGCAGGTGCGGCGTCCCACGAGAGACGCCCCTGATGATCACCCCATCCCGACAAGGCGACCGATCCAGGTCGCGGACTGCCCTGCCAGCACCCCCGTGCCGCTGCAGGTGGTGATCCCGGCACCCCCAAGAGGTGCACATGACCGTCTCCCCCACCCCCCGACCCGACACCTTCCGGCAGTACCGCCGCGAGTGGCTGCTCAATCCCAGGAAAGACGTGCTTTCCGGCATCGTGGTGGCCCTGGCCCTGATCCCGGAAGCGATTGCCTTCTCCCTCATCGCGGGCGTTTCCCCGCAGGTGGGCCTGTACGCGTCCTTCATCATCGCCCTGGTGACGGCCTTCGTCGGCGGGCGCCCCGGCATGATCAGTGCCGCGACCGGCGCGATGGCCCTGTTGATGATCACCCTCGTCAAGGATCACGGGCTGGAGTACCTGTTCGCGGCGACCGTCCTGACCGGCGTCATGCAGGTGCTGATCGGCTGGGCGAAGCTCGCCCGCGCCCTGAAGTTTGTGCCGCGCAGCGTCATGACGGGTTTCGTGAACGCGCTCGCCATCCTGATCTTCCTGGCGCAACTCCCGCAGTTCGTGGGGGCCAACTGGCAGATGTACCTGATGGTGGCGGCGGGGCTGGCGATCATCGTGCTGCTGCCGCGCATCTTCCGGGCCGTCCCGAGCGCCCTGGTCGCCATCGTCGCGCTCACAGGGGCGGCCGTCGTCACGCATGCGGACGTGAAGACGGTCGGGGACATGGGCGCGCTGCCCACCGCCCTGCCGGTCTTTCACATCCCGCAGGTGCCGCTGGACCTGCACACGCTCGCCGTCATCCTGCCGGTGTCGCTCACGCTGGCCGTGGTGGGCCTGATCGAGAGCCTCCTCACCGCGCAGCTGATCGACGACCGGACCGACACCGGCAGCGACAAGAACGCCGAGTCGCGCGGGCAGGGCGTCGCCAACATCGTGACGGGCGTGTTCGGCGGCATGGCCGGCTGCGCGATGATCGGGCAGAGCATGATCAACGTCAACAACGGCGGGCGCGGCCGCCTCTCCACCTTCGTGGCAGGCGCCTTCCTGCTGGTGCTGATCCTGCTGCTGCAGCCGCTGCTGGTCCGGATCCCCATGGCGGCCCTGGTCGCCGTGATGATCGTGGTCAGCGTCAGCACCTTCGACTGGCGCAGCCTCGCGCAGCTGCGCACGCACCCGAAGAGCGAGACGCTCGTGATGCTCTCGACGGTCGCCGTGACCGTCGCCACGAAGGACCTCGCCCTCGGCGTGCTCGTCGGCGTGGTGCTGAGCGCCCTTCTCTTCGCCCGCAAGGTCTCCGCGACGTCCGCCGTGACGCCCGAGGACCGCGCCGACGGCACCCGCGTGTACCGCGTGCGCGGCCCGCTGTTCTTCGTGAGCGTTCAGGCTTTCCTGCAGCAGTTCGGTCCGGCCGACCCGGGCCGGCCGGTGGAGATCGACCTGACGCACGCCCACCTCTGGGACGCTTCGGCCGTGGACGCCGTCGACCGGGTGATGCTGAAGTACAGGCGGCAGGGGGTGCCCGTCGCGCTGGTCGGGCTGAACGACGCGTCCGCAGCCCTGCTGGCGCGGCTGGCCGTGCACGACAAACCCGGCGCACCCGCAGCGGAGTCGGCCCACTGAACGCCCGAAGACCTGCTGTCCCGTGCCCGAACGCAGCGCACCGGCCAGGCGTGTCCGGCTGGCCCGGTCTGCCCCGACCAACCCGGTGCCGCGGCACAGGTCACGCCCCGCCCTTCCACCCCGAAGGGCGGGGCTGGGAGCGTTCTAAAGAATCGCTGATCGGCCCGTGAAGTCCGGTTGGTGCTGTGCTCGTACGACCGGGAAGGTCCCTCGGTACGCTGGTCCTATGACGGCCTGGCTCTCCACCTTCGACCCGGAACTTCAGGTGCGGATCGACGCACTTCAGGAGCGTGGGTGCCAGTTCGTGTGGCGCGTCCCGGAAGGCCTCACGTCCAGTGCCGAACCGCTGGACTCGGGCATGGCGTGGCTGGAGATCTGGCTGCACGGACGGCTGCTGGATTTCGCGGGTCCACTGCCGCAGCCCCTGGATCTTGAGGGGTTGACGACCATTCAGGAAGTGATCGAGAAACAGGCGACCCAGCAGCAGGTGCTGCGCCGGTACTGATCCGATTTCCAGGGAGGCGGGCACGCCTTTCCAGGCTTGTCCGCGACAACTGGGAGGATCAGCGACATCCCTCGTTGAGCAGCGTGGGAAGTGTGGCGTGGCCAGACGAGTCCGTTTACGACGATACGCCCTGCCGGACGCCTGTCCACGTCCATCTTCTCAACACCTCGTACTGTTTTGAGCTGCACTTTTGGAGGTCAGCCGAGCGAAGCGAGTATCAACAAGTACGGTTTTGATCCGATTTCAGGGATGCATGGAAAAGCACCGACATCCCTTCCACCTCCTCAAAACCGTATCAGTGACCCGGGGGTTTCGGGAGAGTGAAGCCGAAGGTCGCGCCGGTGCTGCCCGTGCTTTCGGCGAAGACGCGGCCACCGTGTTTCTGGACGATACGCCGGACGGTGGCGAGGCCTACGCCGGTCCCGCCGAAGTCCTTCTCATTGTGGAGACGCTGGAACACCCCGAACAGCCGACTGGCATAGGCGGACGGAAATCCCACGCCGTTGTCCTGCACCGAGACGGTCCATTCGGCAGCGTTCTCCTCCGTCCAGACGCGAACCTGCGCGACAGGCCGTTCGCCCGAGTACTTGACGGCATTGCTGATCAGGTTGGTCATCACCTGCTGCAACAGGTCAGGGCTGCCCCAGACGCGCGGCAGCGGCCCGAGCCTCCACTGCACGGCACGCTCGGCGAACTCCAGATTCACGTCCCGCTGGGCCTGCACGACGAGCTGTCCGAGATCCACCCAGCCGGGCCGCAGTTGTTCCTGACCGACCCTGGAGAGCATCAGCATGCCGTCGATCAGGGCCGTCATGCGCAGGGCACTCTGCTTGACGATGTCCATGTGCCGGGCCGCCTGGGGGTTAGGGGTCTGCAGCAGCGCCTTCTGCGCGAGTTCCGTGAAGCCGAAGATGTGCCGGACCGGGGTCCGCAGATCGTGGGAAGCGGAGTATGTGAAGGCTTCGAGTTCTTCGTTCGCGGAGGCGAGATCGGCGGTGCGGGCATCGAGGGCGTCGCGTTGCGCCCGGAGCTGCCGGGCTGTCTCGGCACGCTCCAGCGCGAGAGCCAGGCCGCGCGCCACCGCCCGCAGGATCGTCTGTTCCCGTGTCGTCCAGCCCCTCGCGGCCGGAATTCCGGCCGCGAGGATGCTGCGTGACTGACCACCGACCACCAGGGGCAGGAGGGCCGCCATGCCGTAGGCCGTCGCGCTCGACAGGTGATTGGCGGCGGCATCCCAGCCGTTCTCGAAGACGGCTGTCCCGGACTGGAGCGCCTCGGCGAAGATCGGCGCGTCGCTGGGGACCCCGCGGGTCATCTCGGCGACAGTACGTGGATCGACGTCGTCCGACCACGCGCGGACCTTCCAGAGATCGTCGTCCAGTTCGTAGTAGGCGATGCTGACGTCGTCGAGGGCGGTGTTCACGGTCCTCACGGCCTGCTGGGCGAGGCGGACCACGTCGGTTTCGCTGCCGACCGCCTCGGTGAACGCCGCGAAGGCGTCCAGGCCGGCCCGTTCGCCTTCCAGTGCCTGTGTCTGCACGGACCGGGCGAGCGCAAGACCCAGGCTGCCGACCACTGTTTCCAGCGTGACCCGGTCCGTGGACGTCCACTGTCGCTGGTCGAACAGCGCGGCGATGAACACCCCGACCGTCTGCCCGTCGCGGATCACCGGCAGTGACGCGGCCGCCCCGACGTGCCGGACCATCTCGGGCGGGGTGTCGCTGCCCTGGGCGTACACGTCCTGGTAGTACGCCTGACCGGTCGTCCAGGGCCGGTCGACGCTGGGCGTCTCGCCGACGCGCGGTCCGGCGTCGATGAACGCCTGCAGGTCAGGGTGACCGACGTCGCCCACCTGCACCCGGCTGCGCCAGCGGTCACCGTCGCGCTCGTAGTACAGCGCGTACCCGGGCGTGAGCAGCGACACGGCCACCTCCTGCGCCCGGCGCACCAGGGCGTACGGGTCGACCTGCACGCTCAGGTCGGTGGTCAGCTGCGCGAACGCCTCGAGCGCGCGGGTGCGGGCCTCCAGTTCGGCGTTGCGGGCCAGCAGCTGCTCGGCCTGCTGTCCGCGTTCCAGTGCCAGTTCCAGGCTGCGGACGGTGGTGGTGAGGACCGCGCGGTCCACCGTTGACCAGCGCCGAGTCTCGAACAGCGGCACGTTGAAGAGCCCGATCACCTTCCCGTCCAGCAGCACGGGGAGGACCACGGCGGCCTTCAGGTGAGGTCCGACGTCTGCGTCGGTGTCGGTGGCCTGGTCGTACCGGTCGATGAAGTGCGGCTGGCGCGTCTGTGCGGGAAGGTCGAGGGTGGGCGTCCCGCCGACCGGGAAGCCGTCGTTGATGGCGGCCTGCAGCGTCTCGCCGCGCGCTTCGCCCACCTGTGACCGGACGCGCCAGCGGCCGTCCTCCGCCTCGAAGTACGCGGCGTACCCGTCCGGCAGCAGGGACAGCACCACCTCCTGCGCGCGGCGGATCAATGCGTACCGGTCACCCAGGACGTTCAGGTCCGCCTTCAGACGCGCGAAGGCCTCCAGTGCCTGGGCGCGGCTGTCCGCCTCGCGCCGCTGCTCCAGCAGCTGGGCCGTCTGGTGCGCCCGGTCGATGGCGAGTCCCAGGCTGCGCGCGACCGCCAGGAAGTGCTCGCGGTCCTGGACCGTCAGGACCCGGCCCCGGCGGCTGCCGGTGGTGAGCATGCCGTACGGCTCGCCGTTCAGGAAGTACGGGTAGAGGGCCCCGGCCCCGATGTCTTCAGAGCCGGGCACTTCCTGCGCCTGCACGTCCCAGCGGTCGATGAAGACCGGGCCGTGCACCTCGGCCGCGCGGGCGAAGGCGGGCGTGTCCAGCGGCAGCCCTTCAGTCACAACGGCAGCGAGGTCCGGCGGAACGTGTGCCCCGACGGCGATGGCGTTCCAGAGGTTTCCGTCCCGGCTGTAGTACGTGGAGGTCAGGCCCGGCAGGAAGAGATCCAGGACCTTGACGGCCCGCACGGCGAGGAGGGAGAGGTCCGTCTCGGTGCCGACCGCCTCGTTGAGCGTCATGAAAGCAGCGAAGGCGTCCTGGGAGATCTGGAGCGGTCCGGTCATCGGGCGCTGGACCTGGAAGCCATCGGGTTCGACATTTGCCAAGAATACTCCCGGGAACCGCAGGGGAACGCGTGCGGCCGCCCAGCGTTCGTCGTGTTCCGGACCATGACCTGCCGCCGGGATCCGCCGGTTCCCGTCAGGCTTCGATCTCCACGTTGAGGACCTGCTCCAGGCGCCTCGCGGCGTTCTGCACGTGGTGACGCATGGCAAGCTGGGCGCCTTCCGGGTCGCGTCGCCGCACGGCGTTGATCACGGCTTCGTGCTCGCGCAGCAGGTCCGCGACGGTCTGCAGGCGGGATACGGTCAGGTAGATGTATTCGGAGAGCGCCTGACGCAGCACTTCCATCATCTGCAGGAGGATGGCGTTTCCGGCGATGCGCGCGAGCATCAGGTGCAGGCGGACGTCGTGGTCGGTGAAGGCCGCGTCTTCGGGGAGGCTCTTCATCTGCGCGTGGAGCCGTTCGAGGTCCTGCAGGTCCTGCTCGGTGGCGCGCTGTGCGGCGAGCTTGGCGACCTCGGATTCGATGGCGGTGCGGGCTTCGGCGACGTCCATGTACGTCTGCCGGGTGAAGAGCGCGCCCAGGTCGAGGGGCGGCGTGACGATCAGGCTCTGCGTCTCGAGGACGAAGGTGCCGTGGCCGTGCCGGACTTCGATGACGCCGGACGACGCGAGGACCTTGATCGCCTCGCGCAGCGCGGTGCGGCTCACGCCGTAACGTTCCATCAGTTCCGGCTCGGTGGGGAGGCGGTCGCCGCGCTTGAGGCCCTGCTGCTTGATGAAGGCGATGATGTCGTCGGCGACGATCTCGGATACCTGCCGGGTCTTTTCCTTCACCGTCCGGGGCGTCCCGGGCGGGGGGGTGCGTTCTGCGGGCACAGTTCTCCTCCGTGAACACGGGGCCGCCTCGCGCTGGTACGGCGTGGCGGGCCTGGGTCCTTGTCGTGCAGCATAGCGTTCAGAGCGGACCAGGCCGTCCCGGTTGTGGGGCCGGGACGGCCTGGGCAGGCCATGTCACCTGCTGCAGGCAGCTCAGCATGCTGGCAGTCATCCCCGCCTGCGCGGCGAGGCCGAGGGCGGCGGCATGCGCGTGGGCCGGGCCGAGTGCGTGGGCGTGGGCGAGCAGGGCGGCCGTGCCGGCGAGGGCGACCTCGGTGTTGACGTTGATCTTGGCGATGCCGAGCCGCACGGCGGCCTGCAGCGCATCTGTGGGAGTGCCGCTGCCGCCATGCAGGACCAGTGGCCGTGAGACGAGGTGAGCGATCTGCTGCAGCCGGTGCAGATCGAGCCTGGGGGCGCTGCGGTACAGGCCGTGCACCGTGCCGACCGAGACGGCGAGGGCGTCCAGGCCCGTCTCGGCTGCGAAATGCCTGGCCTGGCGAGGGTCGGTGAGGGCCTCTTGACCGCTGTCGAACTCGTGACTGGCGTCCCCGATGCCGAGCGCCCCGAGTTCCGCCTCCACACCGACCCCCAGGGCGTGCGCGTCCCGGACGACCTGCGCGGTGAAGGCGAGGTTTTCGGCGTAGGGCAGGTGCGAACCGTCGTACATGACGCTGTCGTACCCGGCCTGCGCGGCCTCCCGGCAGAGGTCAGGGCTGGCGGCATGATCGAGGTGGAGGAGCACGCGCCCTTCGCAGCCGGCGTCCTGCACCAGCGCCGTGACGAGGGCACGCATGGGCCGCAGGCCGATGTTCTCGAGGTACTTCTCGCCGTGCGCGACGATCACCGGCTGCCGGGTCTGCGCGGCCACCTGAACGGCGGCCGAGACGGATTCCAGGTTGTAGCAGTTGAAGGCCAGCACGGCGCGGCCCTCCTGGCGGGCCGCCGTGAGCACCGTCCGGAACAGCGGCACTGTGCTGCCGTGGTGGGTATGGGCCGTCACGGCGCGTCCGGTGTAGCCTGCCGCTGCGCCTGCAGGGCCGCGAACAGTTCGACCAGGCTCGAAGGTCCGCCGACGTTGCCCGGGAAGACGATGTATGGCAGGCCCGGGAAGGGCGTCTCCGGCCCGAGTGTCCAGACCGGCACGCCTGCGAGCGCCTGTCCGAGCACCTGTGCGACGTGCACGTTCAGGCCGTGCAGGGCGACATTGTGGGAGGTGATGCCGCCCTTGGCGATCAGGAAGCCGGGTTCGACCTTCAGCTGCCGCACGGCGTCCGTGAGGGCGGTGGACACCTGTCGGCCGAT of the Deinococcus aquiradiocola genome contains:
- a CDS encoding MBL fold metallo-hydrolase → MYFKRIYDTDLAQASYIVGCQKNGTAIVIDPTRDTEQYLTLARQEGLKITHVTETHIHADYLSGGRELAAQTGAALLLSDEGGPDWSYAFPHESLHHGSVITLGNITLNVLHTPGHTPEHLSFLITDGARGTEPGILLTGDFVFVGDLGRPDLLDEAAGGIDTRFEGARQMFASLRDQFLTLPDFVQVWPGHGSGSACGKALGAVESTTVGYERALSWWAPLVQANDEAAFVDELLSGQPDAPAYFGRMKTQNKAGPALLGAVRALDQLSTLQVQQALEGGVRLLDTRPRDDYRQGAVPGSIHLPAGKTFETWAGWLLDPQNDYVLFARDAEQAESLRRRLWMVGVDRVQGFAGSFEGLALEAQEAVPFTEIPDLAHACVLDVRAKSEYAAGHLPNAHQLHAGRLMTHLADLPRDRPLVVHCQGGARSAAAVSLLRAEGFGNVTELAGGYEAWARAQTVDA
- a CDS encoding metal-sensitive transcriptional regulator, translating into MSDLSQTDIQPGTSTPEAAEKQKILNRLRRLEGQVRGLHRMVDENRDCQEILTLLAGIRSALDSTGDAVLMQYLERCQQQGQPLSAADLIRVTRLLR
- a CDS encoding SulP family inorganic anion transporter, whose amino-acid sequence is MTVSPTPRPDTFRQYRREWLLNPRKDVLSGIVVALALIPEAIAFSLIAGVSPQVGLYASFIIALVTAFVGGRPGMISAATGAMALLMITLVKDHGLEYLFAATVLTGVMQVLIGWAKLARALKFVPRSVMTGFVNALAILIFLAQLPQFVGANWQMYLMVAAGLAIIVLLPRIFRAVPSALVAIVALTGAAVVTHADVKTVGDMGALPTALPVFHIPQVPLDLHTLAVILPVSLTLAVVGLIESLLTAQLIDDRTDTGSDKNAESRGQGVANIVTGVFGGMAGCAMIGQSMINVNNGGRGRLSTFVAGAFLLVLILLLQPLLVRIPMAALVAVMIVVSVSTFDWRSLAQLRTHPKSETLVMLSTVAVTVATKDLALGVLVGVVLSALLFARKVSATSAVTPEDRADGTRVYRVRGPLFFVSVQAFLQQFGPADPGRPVEIDLTHAHLWDASAVDAVDRVMLKYRRQGVPVALVGLNDASAALLARLAVHDKPGAPAAESAH
- a CDS encoding GAF domain-containing protein; the encoded protein is MTLNEAVGTETDLSLLAVRAVKVLDLFLPGLTSTYYSRDGNLWNAIAVGAHVPPDLAAVVTEGLPLDTPAFARAAEVHGPVFIDRWDVQAQEVPGSEDIGAGALYPYFLNGEPYGMLTTGSRRGRVLTVQDREHFLAVARSLGLAIDRAHQTAQLLEQRREADSRAQALEAFARLKADLNVLGDRYALIRRAQEVVLSLLPDGYAAYFEAEDGRWRVRSQVGEARGETLQAAINDGFPVGGTPTLDLPAQTRQPHFIDRYDQATDTDADVGPHLKAAVVLPVLLDGKVIGLFNVPLFETRRWSTVDRAVLTTTVRSLELALERGQQAEQLLARNAELEARTRALEAFAQLTTDLSVQVDPYALVRRAQEVAVSLLTPGYALYYERDGDRWRSRVQVGDVGHPDLQAFIDAGPRVGETPSVDRPWTTGQAYYQDVYAQGSDTPPEMVRHVGAAASLPVIRDGQTVGVFIAALFDQRQWTSTDRVTLETVVGSLGLALARSVQTQALEGERAGLDAFAAFTEAVGSETDVVRLAQQAVRTVNTALDDVSIAYYELDDDLWKVRAWSDDVDPRTVAEMTRGVPSDAPIFAEALQSGTAVFENGWDAAANHLSSATAYGMAALLPLVVGGQSRSILAAGIPAARGWTTREQTILRAVARGLALALERAETARQLRAQRDALDARTADLASANEELEAFTYSASHDLRTPVRHIFGFTELAQKALLQTPNPQAARHMDIVKQSALRMTALIDGMLMLSRVGQEQLRPGWVDLGQLVVQAQRDVNLEFAERAVQWRLGPLPRVWGSPDLLQQVMTNLISNAVKYSGERPVAQVRVWTEENAAEWTVSVQDNGVGFPSAYASRLFGVFQRLHNEKDFGGTGVGLATVRRIVQKHGGRVFAESTGSTGATFGFTLPKPPGH
- a CDS encoding FadR/GntR family transcriptional regulator, with product MKEKTRQVSEIVADDIIAFIKQQGLKRGDRLPTEPELMERYGVSRTALREAIKVLASSGVIEVRHGHGTFVLETQSLIVTPPLDLGALFTRQTYMDVAEARTAIESEVAKLAAQRATEQDLQDLERLHAQMKSLPEDAAFTDHDVRLHLMLARIAGNAILLQMMEVLRQALSEYIYLTVSRLQTVADLLREHEAVINAVRRRDPEGAQLAMRHHVQNAARRLEQVLNVEIEA
- a CDS encoding class II fructose-bisphosphate aldolase, which codes for MTAHTHHGSTVPLFRTVLTAARQEGRAVLAFNCYNLESVSAAVQVAAQTRQPVIVAHGEKYLENIGLRPMRALVTALVQDAGCEGRVLLHLDHAASPDLCREAAQAGYDSVMYDGSHLPYAENLAFTAQVVRDAHALGVGVEAELGALGIGDASHEFDSGQEALTDPRQARHFAAETGLDALAVSVGTVHGLYRSAPRLDLHRLQQIAHLVSRPLVLHGGSGTPTDALQAAVRLGIAKINVNTEVALAGTAALLAHAHALGPAHAHAAALGLAAQAGMTASMLSCLQQVTWPAQAVPAPQPGRPGPL